In Catenulispora sp. MAP5-51, the following are encoded in one genomic region:
- a CDS encoding MFS transporter, translating to MYISSTRQVPAGPGIPVVSESSDSPSAARSRAAVAPNVLALGSVSLVTDISSEMITAVLPMYVIFTLGLSPLQFGALNGLYFGVTALVRLAGGHAADRWQRRKLVAGSGYALSAVCKLGLLGAGSSVPVLGAVIAADRTGKGLRTGPRDALISLSSTPETLGRSFGVHRALDTIGAFLGPLVAFGLLLATPDRYDTVFVASFGIAAFGVVMLALLVRDRTQAVDRENPVSVGAALRLLLLPRFRRVCIAALLLGVVALSDAFVYLLLQQRLDISAEYFPLLPLGTTASYLLLAVPFGQLADRVGRIRVFVGGYVALLCAYLMLFGPVGGVVLLLPTLALHGLFYAATDGVLMAAVGPMLPAHLRASGMALIQTGQSLALLASSVLFGAAWDRWGLHAAIAAAVVSLAAAILAALWILPLAKESKA from the coding sequence ATGTACATCTCGTCGACGCGCCAAGTCCCCGCCGGTCCGGGGATCCCGGTGGTATCCGAAAGTTCCGATTCTCCTTCGGCGGCGCGGTCCCGGGCGGCCGTGGCCCCCAACGTGCTCGCACTGGGCTCGGTCAGCCTGGTCACCGACATCTCCTCGGAGATGATCACGGCGGTGCTGCCGATGTACGTCATCTTCACCCTCGGCCTGAGCCCGCTCCAGTTCGGCGCGCTCAACGGCCTGTACTTCGGCGTCACCGCGCTGGTGCGGCTGGCGGGCGGGCACGCGGCCGACCGGTGGCAGCGCCGCAAGCTCGTGGCGGGCAGCGGCTACGCGCTGTCGGCCGTCTGCAAGCTGGGCCTGCTGGGCGCCGGTTCGTCGGTGCCGGTGCTCGGTGCCGTCATCGCCGCGGACCGCACCGGCAAGGGACTGCGCACCGGGCCCCGGGACGCGCTGATCTCCTTGAGCAGCACGCCGGAGACGCTCGGCCGTTCGTTCGGCGTGCACCGCGCCCTGGACACCATCGGGGCGTTCCTGGGTCCGCTGGTCGCCTTCGGGCTGCTGCTGGCGACCCCGGACCGGTACGACACCGTCTTCGTCGCCAGCTTCGGCATCGCGGCGTTCGGGGTCGTGATGCTGGCGCTGCTGGTCCGCGATCGGACGCAGGCCGTGGACCGGGAGAACCCGGTTTCCGTGGGCGCCGCGCTGCGGCTTCTGCTCCTGCCGCGCTTCCGCCGGGTCTGCATCGCCGCGCTGCTGCTGGGGGTCGTGGCGCTCAGCGACGCCTTCGTCTACCTGCTGCTGCAACAGCGCCTCGACATCTCCGCCGAGTACTTCCCCCTGCTGCCGCTCGGCACCACGGCCTCCTACCTGCTGCTCGCGGTCCCGTTCGGGCAGCTCGCCGACCGGGTCGGGAGGATCCGGGTGTTCGTCGGCGGCTACGTCGCCCTGCTGTGCGCGTATCTGATGTTGTTCGGACCGGTCGGCGGCGTGGTGTTGCTGCTGCCGACCCTCGCCCTGCACGGCTTGTTCTACGCCGCCACCGACGGCGTCCTGATGGCCGCCGTCGGGCCCATGCTGCCGGCCCATCTGCGGGCCAGCGGCATGGCCCTGATCCAGACCGGCCAGTCCCTCGCGCTGCTGGCGTCCTCGGTGCTGTTCGGCGCGGCCTGGGACCGGTGGGGACTGCACGCGGCCATCGCGGCGGCGGTGGTCTCTTTGGCCGCCGCGATCCTCGCGGCCCTGTGGATCCTCCCGCTCGCGAAAGAAAGCAAGGCATGA
- a CDS encoding chitosanase yields the protein MRLRHPFSPATSLATKRRRAVIATGAAFLLTGFGVAATAAAGSSTATSGPSASGLPVYDHIVLVTEENKYYDDIVGSSNAPYINSLMKQGASFTNFHGTTHPSQGNYVALFSGSLHGVDSDDCPYNFSADNLGNQLLTSGHTFVGYSESLPSDGSKDCGDDGSGGYARKHNGWVDFADIPASSNLRYSRFPTDFSQLPTVSFLTPNLDDDMHDGTVKQGDTWLHDHIDAYAQWAKTHNSLLIVTWDENDGDDSNNQIATTIVGAHVTPGSSSGTRYDHYSLLRTMEDIYGLPALGSAATAGDIAGIWDGGGPPTSPSSPSSPSSPPTSPSSPPSSSPAGDINLALHRTATASSTESSSLSAAKAFDGDNATRWGSKEGSDPQWLSVDLGTSSTIHQIKLNWEAAYGKAYTIQTSDDNKTWTTVYSTTTGKGGNETLSVTGHGRYVRMYGTKRGTSYGYSLYEFGVYGPEPATLAPPADARADVTTTPAASDLTAPSKKEAALELVSSAENSSLDWKAQYAAIEDISDGRGYTAGIGGFSSGNGHLLDLVNLYTQRVPNNVLAGYLPALRAVNGSSSHRGLDPGFTAAWHTAALDPAFQQAQNDELDRLYFDPAVAQAKADGLHALGQFAYFDAVMSSADQGQAGLSAIRAAAMKQARTPAQGGDEATYIKAFLNAREAAMHGDFSRIDSEQQVFLAKGNLDLNAPLSWQTDGDTYNIAD from the coding sequence ATGCGACTTCGGCACCCCTTCTCACCGGCCACTTCGTTGGCCACGAAACGGCGTCGCGCCGTGATAGCCACCGGCGCGGCCTTCCTGCTCACCGGGTTCGGCGTGGCGGCGACCGCCGCCGCGGGGTCCTCGACGGCGACGTCGGGACCTTCGGCTTCGGGCTTGCCCGTCTATGACCACATCGTGCTGGTCACCGAGGAGAACAAGTACTACGACGACATCGTCGGCAGCAGCAACGCGCCCTACATCAACTCCCTGATGAAGCAGGGCGCGTCGTTCACGAACTTCCACGGCACGACCCACCCCAGCCAGGGCAACTACGTGGCGTTGTTCTCCGGGTCCCTGCACGGGGTCGACTCCGACGACTGCCCGTACAACTTCAGCGCCGACAACCTCGGCAACCAGTTGCTGACCAGCGGCCACACGTTCGTCGGCTACTCCGAGAGCCTGCCCTCGGACGGCTCGAAGGACTGCGGCGACGACGGGAGCGGCGGGTACGCGCGCAAGCACAACGGCTGGGTCGACTTCGCCGACATCCCGGCGAGCTCGAACCTGCGCTACAGCCGGTTCCCGACCGACTTCAGCCAGCTGCCCACCGTGTCCTTCCTGACGCCGAACCTCGACGACGACATGCACGACGGGACGGTCAAGCAGGGCGACACCTGGCTGCACGACCACATCGACGCCTATGCGCAGTGGGCCAAGACGCACAACAGCCTGCTGATCGTGACGTGGGACGAGAACGACGGCGACGACTCCAACAACCAGATCGCCACCACGATCGTCGGCGCGCACGTGACTCCCGGCTCCAGCAGTGGCACCCGCTACGACCACTACTCGCTGCTGCGCACCATGGAAGACATCTACGGCCTGCCGGCGCTGGGCAGCGCGGCCACGGCCGGCGACATCGCGGGCATCTGGGACGGGGGCGGACCGCCGACCTCACCGTCCTCGCCGTCCTCGCCCTCCTCGCCCCCGACGTCGCCGTCCTCGCCACCGTCCTCGTCACCGGCCGGCGACATCAACCTCGCGTTGCACCGAACGGCCACCGCGTCCTCCACGGAGAGTTCGTCGCTGAGTGCCGCCAAGGCCTTCGACGGCGACAACGCGACCCGCTGGGGCAGCAAGGAGGGCTCGGATCCGCAGTGGCTGTCGGTCGATCTGGGGACCAGCTCGACGATCCACCAGATCAAGCTGAACTGGGAGGCCGCGTACGGCAAGGCCTATACGATCCAGACCTCTGACGACAACAAGACCTGGACAACCGTCTACAGCACCACCACCGGCAAGGGCGGAAACGAAACCCTTTCCGTCACCGGTCACGGCCGCTACGTGCGGATGTACGGCACCAAGCGCGGCACCTCCTACGGCTACTCGCTGTACGAGTTCGGGGTATACGGCCCCGAGCCCGCCACGCTCGCCCCGCCGGCAGACGCACGAGCGGACGTCACGACGACCCCCGCGGCGAGCGACCTGACCGCTCCGAGCAAGAAGGAAGCCGCACTGGAACTGGTCTCCAGCGCGGAGAACTCCTCGCTGGACTGGAAGGCGCAGTACGCGGCCATCGAGGACATCAGCGACGGCCGCGGCTACACCGCGGGCATCGGCGGATTCAGCTCCGGCAACGGCCACCTGCTCGACCTGGTGAACCTCTACACCCAGCGCGTCCCGAACAACGTGCTGGCCGGGTACCTGCCGGCGCTGCGCGCGGTCAACGGCAGCAGCTCGCACCGCGGCCTGGACCCGGGCTTCACCGCGGCCTGGCACACCGCGGCGCTGGATCCGGCATTCCAGCAGGCCCAGAACGACGAGCTGGACCGGCTCTACTTCGACCCGGCGGTCGCCCAGGCCAAGGCCGACGGCCTGCACGCGCTGGGGCAGTTCGCCTACTTCGACGCGGTCATGAGCAGCGCCGACCAGGGCCAGGCCGGCCTCAGCGCGATCCGCGCCGCGGCCATGAAGCAGGCCCGCACTCCCGCGCAAGGCGGCGACGAGGCGACGTACATCAAGGCCTTCCTCAATGCCCGCGAGGCCGCGATGCACGGCGACTTCAGTCGAATCGACAGCGAGCAGCAGGTCTTCCTCGCCAAGGGCAACCTGGACCTGAACGCGCCCCTGTCCTGGCAGACCGACGGCGACACGTACAACATCGCCGACTGA